From Candidatus Rokuibacteriota bacterium, a single genomic window includes:
- a CDS encoding phosphomannomutase/phosphoglucomutase, which produces MAGALNPHIFRAYDVRGKVGEDLTPEIFRQLGLAYGSLIRRKGGCTIALGQDNRVASAELKAAFAEGVLGTGVSIADIGLAPTPVLYFATAHWKLDGGANITGSHNPIEYNGVKMVHAGAVPLAEDEIQGLRTAIEGGRFESGSGSLASRDPREEYVAVIRRRVKLERRMKVVVDCGNGVAGLYAPELLRRLGCEVVELYCELDGRFPNHLPDPEMEENTRDLQARVLAERADVGLAYDGDADRMGLVDEKGRRHEADLILILLARDLLARHPGAKILFDVKSSQRLVEDIRAHGGVPVMYKTGHSLLKRKMREEGILLGGEVSGHMFFAEDYYGVDDGILASAKVLEVLAHLPGPVSAHFDALPHLHATPELKAPCPDDKKFRVVDELVSEFKGKYETIDIDGARIVFPGGWGLVRASNTNPYLTLR; this is translated from the coding sequence ATGGCGGGGGCGCTAAATCCGCACATATTCAGGGCGTACGACGTCCGCGGCAAAGTCGGTGAGGACCTCACGCCGGAGATCTTCCGTCAGCTCGGCCTCGCCTACGGGAGCCTGATCCGGCGGAAGGGCGGATGCACGATCGCCCTCGGCCAGGACAACCGCGTCGCCTCGGCTGAGCTGAAGGCGGCGTTCGCCGAGGGAGTCCTGGGGACCGGGGTCTCCATCGCGGACATCGGCCTCGCCCCCACGCCCGTCCTCTACTTCGCCACCGCGCACTGGAAGCTGGACGGCGGGGCCAACATCACCGGCAGCCACAACCCGATCGAGTACAACGGCGTCAAGATGGTCCACGCCGGCGCGGTCCCCCTGGCGGAGGACGAGATCCAGGGGCTCCGCACCGCCATCGAGGGCGGGCGGTTCGAGAGCGGGTCGGGCTCGCTCGCGTCCAGGGACCCGCGGGAGGAGTACGTCGCCGTCATCCGGCGTCGCGTGAAGCTCGAGCGCCGCATGAAGGTGGTCGTCGACTGCGGGAACGGCGTCGCCGGCCTCTACGCCCCCGAGCTTCTGCGCCGCCTCGGCTGCGAGGTGGTCGAGCTCTACTGCGAGCTGGACGGCCGCTTTCCCAACCACTTGCCCGATCCGGAGATGGAGGAAAACACCCGGGACCTCCAGGCGCGCGTGCTGGCGGAGCGGGCGGATGTCGGGCTCGCCTACGACGGCGACGCGGACCGGATGGGGCTGGTGGACGAGAAGGGCCGGCGCCACGAGGCGGATCTGATCCTGATCCTCCTCGCCCGGGACCTGCTGGCGCGCCACCCGGGCGCCAAGATCCTCTTCGACGTCAAGTCCTCCCAGCGCCTGGTGGAGGACATCCGCGCCCACGGCGGCGTGCCGGTCATGTACAAGACCGGCCACTCGCTCCTCAAGCGGAAGATGCGGGAGGAAGGGATCCTGCTGGGGGGCGAGGTGAGCGGGCACATGTTCTTCGCCGAGGACTACTACGGGGTGGACGACGGGATCCTGGCCTCGGCCAAGGTGCTCGAGGTCCTCGCGCACCTGCCGGGGCCTGTCTCCGCGCACTTCGACGCGCTTCCGCACCTCCACGCGACCCCCGAGCTCAAAGCCCCCTGCCCCGACGACAAGAAGTTCCGGGTGGTAGACGAGCTGGTGAGCGAGTTCAAGGGGAAATACGAAACGATTGACATCGACGGGGCGCGGATCGTCTTCCCGGGCGGCTGGGGGCTCGTCCGCGCCTCCAACACCAACCCGTACCTGACCCTCCGC
- a CDS encoding RidA family protein: MATIEKYCATSVYDPPAYSQGLKVTGAQTILFLSGQVAYDKDGRVAHKGDFQGQARVVLEAIKAMVEAGGGTLANVVKLNTYLTDIRYRADLAPIREEFFGKKLPASTLVQVGALAHPDWLLEIEAIAVL, translated from the coding sequence ATGGCCACGATCGAGAAGTACTGCGCGACGTCGGTGTACGACCCGCCCGCGTACAGCCAGGGGCTCAAGGTCACCGGGGCCCAGACGATCCTCTTTCTCTCGGGCCAGGTGGCCTACGACAAGGACGGCCGCGTCGCGCACAAGGGCGACTTCCAGGGCCAGGCCCGCGTCGTGCTCGAGGCGATCAAGGCCATGGTCGAGGCGGGCGGCGGGACGCTGGCCAACGTGGTGAAGCTCAACACCTACCTGACCGACATCCGGTACCGGGCCGACCTCGCGCCCATCCGCGAGGAGTTCTTCGGGAAGAAGTTGCCGGCCTCCACGCTCGTTCAGGTCGGTGCCCTGGCGCACCCCGACTGGCTGCTGGAGATCGAGGCGATCGCGGTGCTCTGA
- a CDS encoding carboxymuconolactone decarboxylase family protein, producing the protein MSDDLKEKTRRTAEMLFHTLDAESRGYPLWRQFDKELAKEISIFFTGRLYSREVLSQKQRELCAVAALTVLNRESELRAHIHAARNVGATREEIAEVIFQMLVYGGAPVMVEGLKVAKRVFEERGEWTV; encoded by the coding sequence ATGAGCGACGATCTGAAAGAGAAGACGCGAAGGACCGCGGAGATGCTGTTCCACACCCTGGACGCTGAGTCGCGCGGCTACCCCCTGTGGCGACAGTTCGACAAGGAGCTGGCCAAGGAGATCTCGATCTTCTTCACGGGCCGGCTCTACAGCCGGGAGGTGCTCTCCCAGAAGCAGCGCGAGCTGTGCGCGGTCGCGGCGCTGACGGTCCTCAACCGCGAGAGCGAGCTGCGCGCCCACATCCACGCCGCCCGCAACGTCGGCGCCACACGGGAAGAGATCGCCGAGGTGATCTTCCAGATGCTGGTCTACGGAGGCGCGCCGGTGATGGTCGAGGGGCTGAAGGTTGCCAAGCGGGTGTTCGAGGAACGCGGCGAGTGGACGGTGTAG